The following are encoded together in the Pygocentrus nattereri isolate fPygNat1 chromosome 15, fPygNat1.pri, whole genome shotgun sequence genome:
- the pacsin3 gene encoding protein kinase C and casein kinase substrate in neurons protein 3 isoform X4 — MSSNGDLQDVGSYGSFWEPGNYKRTVKRIDDGHKLCNELVSCFQERAKIEKAYSQQLNDWAKKWRGVVEKGPQYGTLEKAWHAFMNAADRLSEIHMELKEKLIVEDSEKIRNWQKDAFHKQMIGGFRETKEADEGFRKAQKPWVRKLKEVESSKKSYHQARKEERTAVTRETHAKADPTKSQEEVRKFAERVEKCNQEADKAKERYEKTLEELNRCNPRYMEDMEQVFEITQEAEKKRLRFFKEVMLDIHQHLDLSSSDGFKALYRDLSQSINAANDTDDLRWWRNTHGPGMSMNWPQFEEWSPEATRSISRKERNSHADDVVTLTNIVSAGQEAPQTPQDITRGAKDYSSDWSDEESPKKYIAANGVEVEEEEEKVKS; from the exons ATGTCTTCCAACGGGGACCTGCAAGACGTTGGGAGCTACGGCAGCTTTTGGGAG ccAGGGAACTACAAGAGGACAGTGAAGCGCATTGACGACGGCCACAAGCTATGCAACGAGCTGGTCAGCTGCTTCCAGGAGCGCGCCAAGATCGAGAAGGCCTATTCCCAGCAGCTGAATGACTGGGCCAAAAAATGGAGAGGCGTGGTGGAGAAAG GCCCGCAGTACGGCACTCTGGAGAAGGCCTGGCATGCGTTTATGAATGCGGCTGACAGGCTGAGTGAGATCCACATGGAACTGAAGGAGAAACTGATCGTGGAGGACAGCGAGAAGATCCGCAACTGGCAGAAGGATGCCTTTCACAAGCAGATGATCGGAGGCTTCAGGGAGACCAAAGAGGCAGACGAGGGATTCCGCAAGGCCCAGAAACCCTGGGTCCGAAAACTTAAAGAA GTGGAGTCCTCTAAGAAGAGCTATCACCAGGCCCGTAAGGAGGAACGGACGGCAGTGACCCGTGAGACCCACGCCAAGGCCGACCCCACCAAATCCCAGGAGGAAGTGCGCAAGTTCGCAGAGCGAGTGGAGAAATGCAACCAGGAGGCAGATAAG GCAAAGGAGCGATATGAGAAAACTCTGGAGGAGCTGAACCGCTGCAACCCACGCTACATGGAGGACATGGAGCAGGTGTTTGAGATCACCCAAGAGGCCGAGAAGAAGCGGCTGCGTTTCTTCAAAGAGGTGATGCTGGACATCCACCAGCATCTGGACCTGTCCAGCAGTGATGG GTTTAAGGCCTTGTACCGTGACCTGAGCCAGAGCATCAATGCAGCCAATGATACTGACGATCTGCGATGGTGGAGGAATACGCATGGACCTGGCATGAGCATGAACTGGCCCCAGTTTGAG GAATGGTCTCCGGAGGCTACCCGCTCCATCAGCCGCAAAGAGAGGAACAGCCATGCCGATGATGTGGTCACCCTGACCAACATCGTCTCTGCTGGACAGGAAGCTCCTCAGACACCACAAGACATCACCCG AGGTGCTAAAGACTACTCCTCGGACTGGTCTGACGAGGAGAGCCCCAAGAAGTACATCGCTGCGAACGGcgtggaggtggaggaggaggaagagaag GTGAAGAGCTGA
- the pacsin3 gene encoding protein kinase C and casein kinase substrate in neurons protein 3 isoform X2: protein MSSNGDLQDVGSYGSFWEPGNYKRTVKRIDDGHKLCNELVSCFQERAKIEKAYSQQLNDWAKKWRGVVEKGPQYGTLEKAWHAFMNAADRLSEIHMELKEKLIVEDSEKIRNWQKDAFHKQMIGGFRETKEADEGFRKAQKPWVRKLKEVESSKKSYHQARKEERTAVTRETHAKADPTKSQEEVRKFAERVEKCNQEADKAKERYEKTLEELNRCNPRYMEDMEQVFEITQEAEKKRLRFFKEVMLDIHQHLDLSSSDGFKALYRDLSQSINAANDTDDLRWWRNTHGPGMSMNWPQFEEWSPEATRSISRKERNSHADDVVTLTNIVSAGQEAPQTPQDITRGAKDYSSDWSDEESPKKYIAANGVEVEEEEEKVAGVRVRALYDYTGQEADELSFKAGEELMKLGEEDEQGWCKGQLDSGDVGLYPANYVQVIAS, encoded by the exons ATGTCTTCCAACGGGGACCTGCAAGACGTTGGGAGCTACGGCAGCTTTTGGGAG ccAGGGAACTACAAGAGGACAGTGAAGCGCATTGACGACGGCCACAAGCTATGCAACGAGCTGGTCAGCTGCTTCCAGGAGCGCGCCAAGATCGAGAAGGCCTATTCCCAGCAGCTGAATGACTGGGCCAAAAAATGGAGAGGCGTGGTGGAGAAAG GCCCGCAGTACGGCACTCTGGAGAAGGCCTGGCATGCGTTTATGAATGCGGCTGACAGGCTGAGTGAGATCCACATGGAACTGAAGGAGAAACTGATCGTGGAGGACAGCGAGAAGATCCGCAACTGGCAGAAGGATGCCTTTCACAAGCAGATGATCGGAGGCTTCAGGGAGACCAAAGAGGCAGACGAGGGATTCCGCAAGGCCCAGAAACCCTGGGTCCGAAAACTTAAAGAA GTGGAGTCCTCTAAGAAGAGCTATCACCAGGCCCGTAAGGAGGAACGGACGGCAGTGACCCGTGAGACCCACGCCAAGGCCGACCCCACCAAATCCCAGGAGGAAGTGCGCAAGTTCGCAGAGCGAGTGGAGAAATGCAACCAGGAGGCAGATAAG GCAAAGGAGCGATATGAGAAAACTCTGGAGGAGCTGAACCGCTGCAACCCACGCTACATGGAGGACATGGAGCAGGTGTTTGAGATCACCCAAGAGGCCGAGAAGAAGCGGCTGCGTTTCTTCAAAGAGGTGATGCTGGACATCCACCAGCATCTGGACCTGTCCAGCAGTGATGG GTTTAAGGCCTTGTACCGTGACCTGAGCCAGAGCATCAATGCAGCCAATGATACTGACGATCTGCGATGGTGGAGGAATACGCATGGACCTGGCATGAGCATGAACTGGCCCCAGTTTGAG GAATGGTCTCCGGAGGCTACCCGCTCCATCAGCCGCAAAGAGAGGAACAGCCATGCCGATGATGTGGTCACCCTGACCAACATCGTCTCTGCTGGACAGGAAGCTCCTCAGACACCACAAGACATCACCCG AGGTGCTAAAGACTACTCCTCGGACTGGTCTGACGAGGAGAGCCCCAAGAAGTACATCGCTGCGAACGGcgtggaggtggaggaggaggaagagaaggtAGCGGGTGTGCGGGTTAGAGCACTGTATGATTACACTGGCCAAGAGGCTGATGAGCTGAGCTTTAAAGCAG GTGAAGAGCTGATGAAGCTGGGCGAGGAGGACGAGCAGGGCTGGTGCAAGGGGCAGCTGGACAGCGGAGATGTGGGCCTCTACCCTGCTAACTACGTCCAAGTTATCGCATCCTGA
- the pacsin3 gene encoding protein kinase C and casein kinase substrate in neurons protein 3 isoform X1, which translates to MSSNGDLQDVGSYGSFWEPGNYKRTVKRIDDGHKLCNELVSCFQERAKIEKAYSQQLNDWAKKWRGVVEKGPQYGTLEKAWHAFMNAADRLSEIHMELKEKLIVEDSEKIRNWQKDAFHKQMIGGFRETKEADEGFRKAQKPWVRKLKEVESSKKSYHQARKEERTAVTRETHAKADPTKSQEEVRKFAERVEKCNQEADKAKERYEKTLEELNRCNPRYMEDMEQVFEITQEAEKKRLRFFKEVMLDIHQHLDLSSSDGFKALYRDLSQSINAANDTDDLRWWRNTHGPGMSMNWPQFEEWSPEATRSISRKERNSHADDVVTLTNIVSAGQEAPQTPQDITRWREGDTHYESLTDLSQRTGAKDYSSDWSDEESPKKYIAANGVEVEEEEEKVAGVRVRALYDYTGQEADELSFKAGEELMKLGEEDEQGWCKGQLDSGDVGLYPANYVQVIAS; encoded by the exons ATGTCTTCCAACGGGGACCTGCAAGACGTTGGGAGCTACGGCAGCTTTTGGGAG ccAGGGAACTACAAGAGGACAGTGAAGCGCATTGACGACGGCCACAAGCTATGCAACGAGCTGGTCAGCTGCTTCCAGGAGCGCGCCAAGATCGAGAAGGCCTATTCCCAGCAGCTGAATGACTGGGCCAAAAAATGGAGAGGCGTGGTGGAGAAAG GCCCGCAGTACGGCACTCTGGAGAAGGCCTGGCATGCGTTTATGAATGCGGCTGACAGGCTGAGTGAGATCCACATGGAACTGAAGGAGAAACTGATCGTGGAGGACAGCGAGAAGATCCGCAACTGGCAGAAGGATGCCTTTCACAAGCAGATGATCGGAGGCTTCAGGGAGACCAAAGAGGCAGACGAGGGATTCCGCAAGGCCCAGAAACCCTGGGTCCGAAAACTTAAAGAA GTGGAGTCCTCTAAGAAGAGCTATCACCAGGCCCGTAAGGAGGAACGGACGGCAGTGACCCGTGAGACCCACGCCAAGGCCGACCCCACCAAATCCCAGGAGGAAGTGCGCAAGTTCGCAGAGCGAGTGGAGAAATGCAACCAGGAGGCAGATAAG GCAAAGGAGCGATATGAGAAAACTCTGGAGGAGCTGAACCGCTGCAACCCACGCTACATGGAGGACATGGAGCAGGTGTTTGAGATCACCCAAGAGGCCGAGAAGAAGCGGCTGCGTTTCTTCAAAGAGGTGATGCTGGACATCCACCAGCATCTGGACCTGTCCAGCAGTGATGG GTTTAAGGCCTTGTACCGTGACCTGAGCCAGAGCATCAATGCAGCCAATGATACTGACGATCTGCGATGGTGGAGGAATACGCATGGACCTGGCATGAGCATGAACTGGCCCCAGTTTGAG GAATGGTCTCCGGAGGCTACCCGCTCCATCAGCCGCAAAGAGAGGAACAGCCATGCCGATGATGTGGTCACCCTGACCAACATCGTCTCTGCTGGACAGGAAGCTCCTCAGACACCACAAGACATCACCCG ATGGCGTGAAGGAGACACCCATTACGAGAGCCTCACTGACTTATCCCAGAGAAC AGGTGCTAAAGACTACTCCTCGGACTGGTCTGACGAGGAGAGCCCCAAGAAGTACATCGCTGCGAACGGcgtggaggtggaggaggaggaagagaaggtAGCGGGTGTGCGGGTTAGAGCACTGTATGATTACACTGGCCAAGAGGCTGATGAGCTGAGCTTTAAAGCAG GTGAAGAGCTGATGAAGCTGGGCGAGGAGGACGAGCAGGGCTGGTGCAAGGGGCAGCTGGACAGCGGAGATGTGGGCCTCTACCCTGCTAACTACGTCCAAGTTATCGCATCCTGA
- the pacsin3 gene encoding protein kinase C and casein kinase substrate in neurons protein 3 isoform X3, translated as MSSNGDLQDVGSYGSFWEPGNYKRTVKRIDDGHKLCNELVSCFQERAKIEKAYSQQLNDWAKKWRGVVEKGPQYGTLEKAWHAFMNAADRLSEIHMELKEKLIVEDSEKIRNWQKDAFHKQMIGGFRETKEADEGFRKAQKPWVRKLKEVESSKKSYHQARKEERTAVTRETHAKADPTKSQEEVRKFAERVEKCNQEADKAKERYEKTLEELNRCNPRYMEDMEQVFEITQEAEKKRLRFFKEVMLDIHQHLDLSSSDGFKALYRDLSQSINAANDTDDLRWWRNTHGPGMSMNWPQFEEWSPEATRSISRKERNSHADDVVTLTNIVSAGQEAPQTPQDITRWREGDTHYESLTDLSQRTGAKDYSSDWSDEESPKKYIAANGVEVEEEEEKVKS; from the exons ATGTCTTCCAACGGGGACCTGCAAGACGTTGGGAGCTACGGCAGCTTTTGGGAG ccAGGGAACTACAAGAGGACAGTGAAGCGCATTGACGACGGCCACAAGCTATGCAACGAGCTGGTCAGCTGCTTCCAGGAGCGCGCCAAGATCGAGAAGGCCTATTCCCAGCAGCTGAATGACTGGGCCAAAAAATGGAGAGGCGTGGTGGAGAAAG GCCCGCAGTACGGCACTCTGGAGAAGGCCTGGCATGCGTTTATGAATGCGGCTGACAGGCTGAGTGAGATCCACATGGAACTGAAGGAGAAACTGATCGTGGAGGACAGCGAGAAGATCCGCAACTGGCAGAAGGATGCCTTTCACAAGCAGATGATCGGAGGCTTCAGGGAGACCAAAGAGGCAGACGAGGGATTCCGCAAGGCCCAGAAACCCTGGGTCCGAAAACTTAAAGAA GTGGAGTCCTCTAAGAAGAGCTATCACCAGGCCCGTAAGGAGGAACGGACGGCAGTGACCCGTGAGACCCACGCCAAGGCCGACCCCACCAAATCCCAGGAGGAAGTGCGCAAGTTCGCAGAGCGAGTGGAGAAATGCAACCAGGAGGCAGATAAG GCAAAGGAGCGATATGAGAAAACTCTGGAGGAGCTGAACCGCTGCAACCCACGCTACATGGAGGACATGGAGCAGGTGTTTGAGATCACCCAAGAGGCCGAGAAGAAGCGGCTGCGTTTCTTCAAAGAGGTGATGCTGGACATCCACCAGCATCTGGACCTGTCCAGCAGTGATGG GTTTAAGGCCTTGTACCGTGACCTGAGCCAGAGCATCAATGCAGCCAATGATACTGACGATCTGCGATGGTGGAGGAATACGCATGGACCTGGCATGAGCATGAACTGGCCCCAGTTTGAG GAATGGTCTCCGGAGGCTACCCGCTCCATCAGCCGCAAAGAGAGGAACAGCCATGCCGATGATGTGGTCACCCTGACCAACATCGTCTCTGCTGGACAGGAAGCTCCTCAGACACCACAAGACATCACCCG ATGGCGTGAAGGAGACACCCATTACGAGAGCCTCACTGACTTATCCCAGAGAAC AGGTGCTAAAGACTACTCCTCGGACTGGTCTGACGAGGAGAGCCCCAAGAAGTACATCGCTGCGAACGGcgtggaggtggaggaggaggaagagaag GTGAAGAGCTGA